A window of the Paraburkholderia sp. ZP32-5 genome harbors these coding sequences:
- a CDS encoding Crp/Fnr family transcriptional regulator has translation MFDNVKALAGLSSDAQLAEALNLTRSQISAWRTGKSDLGTLAKLRMLDVLGQDDVRSAVLSLLPDRDRSSLISQHLELAARVARGIQQQNSPSHRSQTSERFAGSNWMLDSLPDSELVRLRKHLRPVEMTLGQVVYHQGERIETVYLPTTAIFAIFRLTPAGESLGVALVANEGLMGFSACMGEPHASNQVVVQSAGFAYQLSVDVLRRELASTVALQSLIMRYAQMLMTQMAQIAVCAHRHSPREQLCRWMLQTLDHLDSTEIHASKKVFPRILGTHGAQAVEELKKMDQDGVVRYRPGVIKVIDHSYINDSACQCYASLKNEYKRLLMPA, from the coding sequence TTGTTTGACAACGTCAAAGCGTTGGCCGGCCTAAGCAGCGACGCCCAGCTTGCAGAAGCACTCAATCTCACGCGTTCACAAATCTCCGCGTGGCGCACTGGCAAGAGCGATCTAGGCACCCTGGCGAAACTTCGCATGCTTGACGTGCTCGGCCAAGATGATGTCCGATCCGCCGTGCTGAGCCTTCTGCCGGATAGAGACCGCAGTTCGCTGATCAGTCAACACCTCGAACTGGCCGCGCGAGTAGCACGAGGTATTCAGCAACAAAACTCACCGTCACATCGATCTCAGACCTCGGAACGTTTCGCGGGCAGCAACTGGATGCTGGACTCGCTACCCGATTCAGAACTTGTACGCCTGCGAAAGCACCTCAGGCCTGTCGAGATGACGCTCGGCCAGGTCGTGTATCACCAGGGCGAGCGTATTGAGACCGTCTATCTGCCGACAACAGCGATCTTCGCGATCTTCCGTCTGACACCAGCGGGCGAGTCGCTCGGCGTTGCACTTGTGGCCAACGAAGGACTGATGGGTTTCTCTGCGTGCATGGGCGAGCCACATGCATCGAATCAAGTCGTGGTACAGAGCGCCGGCTTTGCATATCAGCTCAGCGTCGATGTGCTACGGCGTGAGCTTGCCAGTACGGTAGCTCTCCAGAGCCTGATCATGCGATACGCCCAGATGTTAATGACGCAAATGGCCCAGATCGCGGTATGCGCTCACCGTCACTCTCCCCGCGAGCAATTATGCAGATGGATGCTCCAGACACTTGATCACCTGGATTCGACAGAAATTCACGCGAGCAAAAAGGTCTTCCCGCGCATACTTGGCACGCATGGTGCACAAGCTGTCGAAGAACTCAAAAAAATGGACCAGGATGGCGTTGTTCGATATCGCCCGGGGGTTATCAAGGTGATCGATCATTCGTATATCAACGACAGCGCGTGC